CGACACTTATATTTCGAGAAATTGTCTGTCGCGAGGTATTTCATATGAATTTCAAACAATAACAGGAGCACGTTTACAAACGTGCTGAATGTGGAGACTGCTCCAGATTTCAAAGATCAAAATGTATTCTGAGATATATATCAACCTTTCGCAGAGTCTTTGTATCAACAGAACCAATAAAATGAATACATCTTTTTTTATCGAAGGAAGAAATTTGAGATGTCCTAATTACTGAATCACAAAAAAGACGATTTTGATTATCTTTTTTCAGAAAAATATCATATTCCTTCTGGAGTTCTATTTTTGATGAAATAGGCATTACGGTGATTAACTTTGAGTCAATAGTCTCTGATTGTATGATAATTCCTAGACGGACTTTCTGTATTTCCGCCCCAAGAGCAGGTTCGAAGTTAATAAGGTATATTTCTCCTTTTTTCATTTTCTCTTGAGTGAGAGGTAATATTTCAGTTCTTCTTTGTCCAAGAAATCTTCTCCCACATCTTGTATGTTGGCAATTTCTACATCTTTTTCTGTAGCTTCGGCAAATGTTTGAATCATCTGAGTCGGTCGAATTTCAGCAATAGGAACGCTGTTGTATATGAGAAGAAAAGTTTCCTTATTCTTGAGTCTGGTAGCGACTTCTGGGAAG
The sequence above is a segment of the Candidatus Peregrinibacteria bacterium genome. Coding sequences within it:
- a CDS encoding type II toxin-antitoxin system PemK/MazF family toxin, with protein sequence MKKGEIYLINFEPALGAEIQKVRLGIIIQSETIDSKLITVMPISSKIELQKEYDIFLKKDNQNRLFCDSVIRTSQISSFDKKRCIHFIGSVDTKTLRKVDIYLRIHFDL